A stretch of the Taeniopygia guttata chromosome 3, bTaeGut7.mat, whole genome shotgun sequence genome encodes the following:
- the DNAJC27 gene encoding dnaJ homolog subfamily C member 27 isoform X4 codes for MEASAAKRKEPRKALRVKVISMGNAEVGKSCIIKRYCEKRFVPKYLATIGIDYGVTKVQIRDREIKVNIFDMAGHPFFYEVRNEFYRDTQGVLLVYDVGSKDSFEALDSWLAEMRRELGPQGSLDSVVVAVCANKVDAGKLRVVDESEGRLWAESRGFLYWETSAQSGEGIQEMFQNFYSAIVELCENGGKRPAGGSGVGFTREQADAIRRIRASKDSWDVLGLKPGASREEMTCVYRY; via the exons ATGGAGGCGAGCGCGGCCAAGCGGAAGGAGCCGCGCAAGGCGCTGAGGGTTAAAGTCATCTCCATGGGCAACGCCGAGGTGGGCAAG AGCTGCATCATCAAGCGGTACTGCGAGAAGAGGTTCGTGCCCAAGTACCTGGCCACCATCGGCATCGACTACGGCGTCACCAA GGTGCAGATCCGGGACCGGGAGATCAAAGTGAACATTTTCGACATGGCCGGACACCCCTTCTTCTACGAg GTGCGGAACGAGTTTTACCGGGACACGCAGGGGGTGCTGCTGGTGTACGACGTGGGCTCCAAGGACTCCTTCGAGGCGCTGGACTCGTGGCTGGCCGAGATGCGCCGCGAGCTCGGGCCCCAGGGCAGCCTCGACAGCGTCGTCGTCGCCGTCTGCGCCAACAAG GTGGACGCGGGGAAGCTGCGGGTGGTGGACGAGAGCGAGGGGCGGCTCTGGGCCGAGAGCCGCGGCTTCCTCTACTGGGAGACCTCGGCCCAGAGCGGGGAGGGCATCCAGGAGATGTTCCAG aatttctACTCGGCCATCGTGGAGCTGTGCGAGAACGGCGGGAAGCGTCCGGCGGGCGGCTCCGGGGTCGGATTCACGCGGGAACAGGCGGACGCGATCCGACGGATCCGCGCCAGCAAGGACAGCTGGGACGTGCTCGGCCTCAAACCCGGCGCCTCCAG